A genomic window from Aestuariirhabdus litorea includes:
- the rsxD gene encoding electron transport complex subunit RsxD codes for MALLRVSSPHAHGPGSTARLMRLVILATLPAFLTLSFFFGWGTLINLVWASLIALGCEAAVLKLRKRPLAFYLSDNSALLTAVLLALALPPLAPWWLTLIGVAFAILVGKHLYGGMGYNPFNPAMLGYVLLLISFPVQMSAWAAPAGVEGAIGVEGFSAAFKTIFPLFGDPLPVDAYTLATPLELMRENKSLTLDELWALHPVLWGLGGQGWIWVNLAFLAGGLFLLNQRVFTWHAPLSMLIALSLMSLFFYGGDDSSSKGSTAFHLLSGATMMGAFFIATDPVTSAVSSRGRILYGAGIGILVYVIRSWGGYPDGVAFAVLLMNMAAPTIDYYTQPRTYGHKKPNKGLAKPD; via the coding sequence ATGGCGCTGTTGCGAGTCAGTTCACCCCACGCCCACGGCCCCGGATCCACCGCCCGCTTGATGCGGTTGGTGATCCTGGCTACCCTGCCCGCCTTCCTCACCCTGAGCTTCTTTTTTGGCTGGGGTACCCTCATCAACCTGGTGTGGGCGAGCCTCATTGCACTGGGCTGTGAAGCCGCCGTGCTCAAACTGCGCAAGCGCCCCCTCGCTTTTTACCTGAGCGACAACAGTGCCCTGCTGACCGCCGTACTGCTGGCGCTTGCACTGCCGCCGCTGGCCCCTTGGTGGCTGACCCTGATCGGCGTCGCCTTCGCCATCCTGGTTGGCAAGCACCTCTACGGTGGCATGGGCTACAACCCCTTCAATCCTGCCATGCTGGGGTATGTACTGCTGCTGATCTCCTTCCCGGTGCAGATGAGCGCCTGGGCGGCACCGGCTGGTGTGGAGGGGGCCATTGGCGTGGAGGGCTTTAGCGCCGCCTTCAAAACCATCTTTCCCCTGTTCGGCGACCCCCTGCCGGTGGACGCCTACACCCTGGCAACCCCGCTGGAGCTGATGCGCGAGAACAAGAGCCTCACCCTTGACGAGCTCTGGGCGCTCCACCCCGTGCTCTGGGGCCTTGGCGGCCAGGGCTGGATCTGGGTCAACCTCGCGTTCCTGGCGGGCGGACTGTTCCTGCTTAACCAGCGGGTGTTCACCTGGCACGCCCCCCTCTCCATGCTGATCGCCCTGTCGCTGATGAGCCTGTTCTTCTATGGCGGCGATGATTCCTCCAGCAAAGGCTCGACCGCCTTCCACCTGCTGAGCGGCGCAACCATGATGGGTGCGTTTTTTATTGCCACTGACCCGGTCACCAGCGCCGTCAGCAGCCGAGGGCGAATCCTCTACGGGGCGGGAATCGGCATACTGGTGTATGTGATCCGCAGCTGGGGCGGCTACCCGGACGGGGTCGCCTTTGCGGTACTGCTGATGAACATGGCGGCCCCCACCATCGACTACTACACACAGCCGCGTACCTACGGCCACAAGAAGCCCAATAAAGGGCTTGCCAAACCGGACTGA
- the rsxG gene encoding electron transport complex subunit RsxG, with the protein MTTLTQSITRNSVSLGLFSIFTVGLIALTYVMTQERIVEQVRAFEIKALNEIVPPDAYDNDLLQTLVTVDDAPLLGLDGSHKAYFAFHQQQPVAAILPVWAPDGYNGRISLLVGIHYNGELAAVRVITHRETPGLGDAIDTKVSDWIHQFQGLSLLNTAPRQWGVQKDGGQFDQFTGATITPRAIVGAVHRSLKYFDEHRDALFAEARLQFEQATPQEVQ; encoded by the coding sequence ATGACGACGCTCACCCAATCGATCACCCGAAACAGCGTTTCCCTCGGCCTCTTCTCGATCTTCACCGTGGGGCTGATTGCCCTCACCTACGTGATGACTCAGGAGCGTATCGTCGAGCAGGTTCGCGCCTTCGAGATCAAGGCCCTAAACGAGATCGTACCGCCCGATGCCTACGACAATGATCTCCTGCAGACCCTGGTCACCGTCGATGACGCTCCCCTGCTGGGGCTGGACGGCTCCCACAAAGCCTATTTCGCGTTCCACCAGCAGCAGCCGGTGGCGGCCATCCTGCCGGTCTGGGCACCCGATGGCTATAACGGCCGCATCAGTTTGCTGGTGGGGATTCACTACAACGGTGAGCTGGCAGCAGTGCGGGTCATTACTCATCGAGAAACCCCGGGCCTTGGCGACGCCATCGATACCAAGGTATCAGACTGGATCCACCAGTTTCAGGGTCTGTCACTGCTCAACACCGCTCCACGGCAGTGGGGCGTGCAGAAGGACGGTGGCCAGTTCGACCAGTTCACCGGCGCCACCATCACCCCCCGTGCAATCGTGGGTGCAGTGCATCGCAGCCTGAAGTATTTTGATGAGCACCGCGATGCACTCTTTGCCGAAGCTCGCCTTCAGTTTGAGCAGGCTACCCCCCAGGAGGTCCAATGA
- a CDS encoding electron transport complex subunit E, giving the protein MSKRADYRTISLNGLWNNNPALVQLLGLCPLLGVSNSVVNALGLGIATIFVLTGSNIAVSLIRTQASEAIRLPAFVMIIASLTTCVELLMQAFTYELYQILGIFIPLIVTNCAILGRAEAYAAKNPVLPSAVDGFMMGTGFALVLLLLGGLRELIGKGTLFSGMELLLGPGAAHWELVVFADYQKFLFAILPPGAFVIMGFIIAGKNLVDAHLKARQAATPKPTPALEDAEAP; this is encoded by the coding sequence ATGTCCAAGCGCGCCGACTACCGCACCATCAGTCTTAACGGCCTCTGGAACAACAACCCCGCCCTGGTGCAGTTGCTGGGGCTCTGCCCGCTGCTGGGGGTATCCAACTCGGTAGTGAATGCACTGGGCCTGGGGATCGCCACCATCTTCGTACTCACTGGCTCTAACATCGCGGTCTCACTGATCCGTACCCAGGCCAGCGAAGCGATTCGGCTGCCGGCCTTTGTCATGATCATCGCCTCGCTGACCACCTGCGTCGAGCTGCTGATGCAGGCCTTCACCTACGAGCTGTACCAGATCCTGGGCATCTTTATCCCCCTGATCGTCACCAACTGCGCGATTCTGGGGCGCGCCGAGGCCTACGCCGCCAAAAACCCGGTGCTGCCCTCGGCGGTGGACGGTTTTATGATGGGCACAGGCTTCGCCCTGGTGCTCTTGCTACTGGGGGGCCTGCGAGAGCTGATCGGCAAGGGTACCCTCTTCTCCGGAATGGAGCTGCTGCTGGGTCCGGGTGCCGCACACTGGGAGCTGGTGGTGTTTGCGGACTACCAGAAGTTCCTGTTCGCCATCCTGCCCCCCGGCGCTTTTGTTATTATGGGGTTCATCATTGCCGGCAAAAACCTGGTGGATGCTCACCTTAAAGCACGCCAGGCCGCAACCCCCAAACCGACCCCTGCCCTCGAAGATGCCGAAGCCCCATGA
- the nth gene encoding endonuclease III, whose amino-acid sequence MNRAKREAIFSRWRTLNPEPRTELNYSSPFELLVAVLLSAQATDVGVNKATAKLFPVANTPEAILALGVEGLKHYIKTIGLFNSKAENLIKTCRILVEQHNSQVPDNREALEALPGVGRKTANVVLNTAFRQLAMAVDTHIFRVSNRTGIAPGKNVLEVEKRLLRLVPAEFLLDAHHWLILHGRYICKARTPQCTACPIEDLCEYRKKTSEK is encoded by the coding sequence ATGAATCGAGCCAAGCGAGAGGCGATTTTCAGCCGCTGGCGGACGCTGAATCCCGAGCCCAGGACCGAGCTCAACTACAGCTCCCCCTTCGAGCTACTGGTGGCGGTACTGCTGTCGGCCCAGGCCACCGATGTGGGGGTCAATAAAGCCACCGCAAAGTTGTTTCCGGTGGCGAACACCCCCGAGGCGATCCTGGCCCTCGGAGTGGAGGGGCTCAAGCACTACATCAAGACCATCGGCCTGTTCAACAGCAAGGCGGAAAACCTGATCAAGACCTGTCGTATTCTGGTCGAACAGCACAACAGCCAGGTCCCCGACAATCGAGAGGCTCTGGAGGCCCTGCCGGGGGTGGGGCGAAAGACTGCCAACGTCGTCCTCAATACCGCCTTTCGTCAACTGGCGATGGCGGTCGACACCCATATTTTCCGGGTCTCGAACCGCACCGGTATCGCGCCGGGTAAAAACGTGCTGGAGGTGGAAAAGCGCCTGCTGCGGTTAGTACCCGCGGAGTTCCTGCTCGACGCCCATCACTGGCTGATCCTGCACGGACGTTACATCTGCAAGGCGCGCACGCCCCAATGCACCGCCTGCCCGATCGAAGACCTGTGCGAGTACCGCAAGAAAACCTCTGAAAAATAG
- a CDS encoding PilZ domain-containing protein, with amino-acid sequence MGAKKDQGVNPNRRMKERLPIPDLSIRVRQRSIFSLASDWRAAAGVDFNRYGLALQCNMPYKKGNRLYLSFRGPYISLDNVAAQVVSCERSGEGFRVGAVFLYWQEEEQYDVSFDNSLSRIERIYHDQYYSKASA; translated from the coding sequence ATGGGAGCTAAGAAAGATCAGGGTGTTAACCCCAATCGCCGCATGAAGGAGCGTCTTCCGATTCCGGATCTGAGTATTCGGGTGCGGCAGCGTTCAATCTTCTCTCTGGCGTCAGACTGGCGGGCTGCCGCCGGGGTCGATTTTAATCGCTATGGTCTCGCCCTGCAGTGCAATATGCCCTACAAGAAGGGCAATCGCCTCTATCTCTCTTTTCGTGGTCCCTACATCTCGCTGGATAATGTCGCTGCTCAGGTGGTGAGTTGTGAGCGCAGCGGTGAGGGTTTCCGGGTGGGCGCAGTATTCCTCTACTGGCAGGAGGAGGAGCAGTACGACGTCAGTTTTGATAATAGCCTCTCGCGGATTGAGCGGATCTACCACGACCAGTACTACAGCAAGGCCAGCGCCTGA
- the dapE gene encoding succinyl-diaminopimelate desuccinylase, with product MSELSPTLQFAMDLIRRPSVTPDDADCQQMMISRLQPLGFEVEQMRFGEVDNLWLRRGSEGPLFAFAGHTDVVPTGSLEQWHSNPFQPEIHDGMLFGRGAADMKGSLAAFVTACERFVQRHPDHKGSIALLITADEEGPAINGTRKVVEALQQRGETIDWCLVGEPSSTASLGDVVKNGRRGSLGADLWIKGIQGHVAYPHLAQNPIHQALPFLAELAATEWDQGNAFFPPTSFQISNIQSGTGATNVIPGEAHVMFNFRFSTETSAPELQARVEAMLERHGVDHEIEWRLFGEPFLTSRGELVDATVAAIRDVTGTDTELSTSGGTSDGRFIAPTGAQVVELGPCNATIHKVNECVKASDLDLLSQVYQNILQRLLTDTP from the coding sequence ATGTCCGAGCTATCCCCCACACTGCAATTTGCCATGGACCTGATCCGCCGCCCTTCGGTTACACCGGACGATGCTGACTGCCAGCAGATGATGATCTCGCGCCTGCAGCCCCTGGGCTTCGAGGTGGAGCAGATGCGGTTTGGGGAAGTCGATAACCTCTGGTTGCGGCGAGGTAGCGAAGGCCCTCTGTTTGCCTTTGCTGGCCACACCGACGTGGTTCCCACCGGTTCCCTGGAGCAGTGGCACAGCAACCCCTTCCAGCCGGAAATCCACGACGGCATGCTCTTCGGCCGCGGTGCCGCGGATATGAAGGGCAGCCTCGCCGCCTTCGTCACCGCCTGCGAACGCTTTGTCCAACGGCATCCCGACCATAAGGGCTCCATCGCCCTGCTGATCACGGCCGACGAAGAGGGGCCGGCGATCAACGGCACCCGTAAGGTGGTAGAAGCCCTGCAGCAGCGCGGCGAGACCATCGACTGGTGTCTGGTGGGGGAACCTTCCAGCACCGCCAGCCTGGGTGATGTGGTGAAAAATGGCCGCCGAGGCTCCCTCGGGGCTGACCTCTGGATCAAGGGGATTCAGGGACACGTGGCCTATCCACACCTGGCGCAGAATCCGATCCACCAGGCGCTGCCTTTCCTGGCCGAACTGGCGGCCACCGAGTGGGACCAGGGCAATGCGTTCTTCCCACCCACCAGTTTTCAGATCTCCAACATCCAGAGTGGTACCGGCGCCACCAACGTGATCCCGGGGGAAGCCCACGTCATGTTCAATTTCCGCTTCTCCACCGAAACCTCGGCCCCTGAGCTGCAGGCCCGGGTGGAGGCGATGCTGGAACGGCACGGCGTCGACCATGAGATCGAGTGGCGCCTGTTTGGCGAACCATTCCTCACCTCCCGGGGCGAGCTGGTCGATGCCACGGTGGCCGCGATCCGTGATGTAACCGGCACCGACACCGAACTCTCCACCTCCGGAGGTACCTCCGACGGACGCTTTATCGCCCCCACCGGCGCCCAGGTGGTTGAGCTAGGCCCTTGCAATGCCACTATCCATAAGGTGAACGAGTGCGTTAAAGCCAGCGATCTCGACCTGCTGAGCCAGGTCTACCAGAACATTCTCCAGCGCCTGCTGACGGATACCCCCTGA
- a CDS encoding putative RNA methyltransferase, whose protein sequence is MPGLSHWCCPHCRCPLQAEGNSWRCANNHSFDRARQGYVNLLPSNRKQSKQPGDSPEMVNARSRFLDTGHYHPLREAVLSLLQGRFDDTAGSWLDAGCGEGWYTAALASALPAMQGFAFDISKCAVSACCRRSKAIEWAVASVADIPLADASMRFILSIFSRIDWVQFERILVNEGLLLAVTPGSHHLLELRQAIYREVRLHEEEKPLKEMPTTFECIATESCQFNVHLENQQQIQDLLAMTPHYWHIKADQRERLAQLPNLTTRADFRLTLFQKKSAQAPALNPWAKP, encoded by the coding sequence ATGCCCGGCCTCAGTCACTGGTGCTGTCCCCACTGCCGTTGTCCCCTGCAGGCGGAGGGAAACAGCTGGCGCTGTGCCAATAACCACAGCTTCGATCGAGCCCGCCAGGGCTACGTCAACCTGCTCCCCAGCAACCGCAAACAGAGCAAGCAACCCGGTGACAGCCCGGAGATGGTTAACGCCCGCAGTCGCTTTCTGGACACCGGTCACTACCACCCACTGCGCGAGGCGGTTCTCTCCCTGCTCCAGGGTCGATTCGATGACACAGCGGGCAGCTGGCTTGATGCCGGTTGCGGCGAAGGCTGGTACACCGCGGCCCTGGCATCGGCCTTACCCGCCATGCAGGGATTTGCGTTCGACATTTCAAAGTGCGCAGTCAGTGCCTGCTGTCGACGCAGCAAAGCCATCGAGTGGGCGGTCGCCTCAGTCGCCGACATCCCCCTGGCCGATGCCAGTATGCGATTTATCCTCAGTATTTTTTCTCGCATCGACTGGGTCCAGTTCGAGCGCATCCTGGTCAACGAGGGGCTGCTGCTGGCGGTCACCCCCGGTAGCCACCACCTGCTCGAGCTACGCCAGGCGATCTATCGCGAGGTGCGCCTGCACGAGGAGGAGAAGCCCCTCAAAGAGATGCCAACCACCTTCGAGTGCATCGCCACCGAGTCATGCCAGTTCAATGTTCACCTCGAGAACCAGCAGCAGATTCAGGACCTGCTGGCCATGACCCCCCACTACTGGCACATCAAGGCCGACCAGCGCGAACGATTAGCACAACTACCGAACCTCACTACCCGAGCCGATTTCAGGTTAACCCTGTTCCAGAAAAAATCCGCCCAAGCTCCGGCGCTAAACCCCTGGGCTAAACCCTGA
- the plsB gene encoding glycerol-3-phosphate 1-O-acyltransferase PlsB: MNRLFTSRFLFNLLRPLQNLWVRPTLDGLDNLNPLDPERPVCYVLSQRSLSDLLVLEQQCIKAGLPRPYQAMLPAEIEEPRAYFYLSQAQGLILQRDRMLSAQRLARLLHWVGEAPHRDVQLVPVSFFWGRAPDKEESLLKLLFAYNYSVGGRFRKFITTLLLGRQTMIHFNHPLSLRELVDEGMDPARTMRKANRILRVHFRQQRTSVVGPDLSHRRTLVSGLVKTHAVQLAIEEEAKSSGLKPAQIEGRARLYANEIASDYTISAIRFLESLLSWFWNRIYQGIEVHNLEQIKEYAKRQHALVYVPCHRSHIDYLLLSYLLYRNGLTPPHIAAGINLNMPLVGGLLRRCGAFFMRRSFRDNALYTAVFNEYLHTLFTRGFPVEYFVEGGRSRTGRTLKPRTGMLAITLRSFLRDHRRPITFVPIYVGYERVLEGNTYLGELRGKSKKKESPLDIIRTLRGLNSSFGKVRVTFGEPLELEPFLDAHSDQWRTADKDPRSPAPEWLSPLTNQLATRIASHINGAAAINPVNLIAMVLLSTRNQALGEEVLVSQLDSYLKLLQQVPYAPHVTHPEMSAAELIQYVENLGLVARRSDSLGDILFLEGNNAVLMTYYRNNILHLFAIPSLLANYFINAHRVSEAELIEFSALLYPYLSSELFLHYDESQVPELIRRWLAAMVEQGLLIAEQGDYRRPDSSSPAFVILNLLGKAIAPTLERFYIVASLLDSSHHHPMTAQELENQCHDLAQRLSIINGLNAPEFFDKALFRNLINTLQQREAVVQEADATLCASDPLSGLLTNARRVLTADVRHSITQVTRGNQ; encoded by the coding sequence ATGAACCGACTCTTTACCTCCCGCTTTCTCTTTAACCTGCTCAGACCACTCCAGAATCTCTGGGTTCGCCCGACCCTGGACGGTCTCGACAACCTCAACCCCCTCGATCCCGAGCGTCCTGTCTGTTATGTGCTGTCACAACGGTCACTGAGCGACCTGCTGGTACTGGAGCAGCAGTGCATCAAGGCGGGGTTACCGAGGCCCTATCAGGCGATGCTGCCGGCCGAGATCGAGGAGCCCCGTGCCTACTTTTACCTGTCCCAGGCCCAGGGACTGATCCTGCAACGTGACCGTATGCTATCGGCCCAGCGGCTTGCCCGCCTGCTGCATTGGGTTGGGGAAGCGCCTCACCGCGATGTACAGCTGGTTCCCGTGAGCTTTTTCTGGGGACGTGCGCCGGATAAAGAGGAATCCCTGCTCAAGTTGCTGTTTGCCTATAACTACAGCGTGGGCGGTCGCTTTAGAAAGTTCATCACCACCCTGCTGCTGGGCCGCCAGACGATGATCCACTTCAACCACCCTCTGTCACTGCGGGAGCTGGTGGATGAGGGGATGGACCCGGCGCGAACCATGCGCAAGGCCAACCGTATTTTAAGGGTTCACTTCCGTCAGCAACGTACCTCGGTGGTAGGGCCCGATCTCTCCCACCGGCGCACCCTGGTGAGCGGCTTGGTGAAGACCCATGCGGTTCAGCTGGCGATCGAGGAGGAGGCAAAAAGCAGTGGTCTCAAGCCGGCCCAGATTGAGGGTCGCGCCCGCCTCTACGCCAACGAGATCGCATCCGACTACACCATCTCCGCCATCCGCTTTCTGGAATCCCTGCTGAGCTGGTTCTGGAACCGGATCTACCAGGGCATCGAAGTCCATAACCTGGAGCAGATCAAGGAGTACGCCAAGCGCCAACACGCCCTGGTCTATGTGCCTTGCCATCGCAGCCACATCGACTACCTGCTGCTCTCCTACCTGCTCTATCGCAACGGCCTCACCCCGCCCCATATCGCCGCCGGCATAAACCTCAACATGCCACTGGTTGGCGGCCTGCTTCGTCGCTGTGGCGCCTTTTTCATGCGCCGTAGCTTTCGCGACAACGCACTTTACACCGCCGTCTTCAACGAGTACCTGCACACCCTTTTCACCCGTGGTTTTCCGGTGGAGTACTTTGTTGAGGGGGGGCGCAGTCGCACCGGCCGTACCCTTAAACCCCGCACCGGCATGCTCGCCATCACCCTGCGCAGCTTCCTGCGCGACCACCGTCGACCAATCACCTTTGTGCCAATCTACGTGGGGTACGAACGGGTGCTCGAAGGCAACACCTATCTCGGAGAACTGCGCGGCAAGAGCAAGAAAAAGGAGTCTCCTCTCGATATTATTCGCACCCTGCGCGGCCTCAACAGCTCCTTCGGCAAGGTGCGGGTCACCTTCGGCGAACCCCTCGAGCTGGAACCCTTCCTGGACGCCCACAGCGATCAATGGCGCACGGCCGACAAGGACCCCCGCAGCCCGGCTCCCGAGTGGTTATCCCCCCTCACCAACCAGCTGGCCACCCGTATCGCCAGCCACATCAATGGCGCTGCCGCCATCAACCCGGTCAACCTGATCGCCATGGTCCTGCTCTCAACCCGTAACCAGGCACTGGGAGAGGAGGTGCTGGTGAGCCAGCTTGACAGCTACCTGAAATTGCTGCAGCAGGTTCCCTACGCCCCCCATGTCACCCACCCGGAGATGAGCGCGGCGGAGCTGATTCAGTATGTGGAAAACCTGGGACTGGTGGCCCGCCGCAGTGACTCACTAGGGGACATCCTCTTCCTGGAGGGCAACAACGCGGTATTAATGACCTACTACCGCAACAACATCCTGCACCTGTTTGCCATTCCTTCGCTGCTGGCCAACTATTTCATCAACGCCCACCGGGTGTCAGAGGCGGAGCTGATCGAGTTCAGCGCGCTCCTCTACCCCTATCTCAGCTCTGAGCTGTTCCTCCACTACGACGAGTCGCAGGTACCCGAGCTGATCCGCCGCTGGCTGGCGGCCATGGTGGAGCAGGGGCTGTTGATCGCCGAACAGGGGGATTATCGCCGCCCCGACAGCAGCTCCCCCGCGTTCGTGATTCTCAACCTGCTGGGCAAAGCGATCGCACCCACCCTGGAGCGTTTTTACATCGTGGCGAGCCTGCTCGACAGCAGTCACCACCACCCCATGACCGCCCAGGAGCTGGAGAACCAGTGCCATGACCTGGCCCAGAGGCTCTCCATCATTAACGGTCTCAATGCACCGGAGTTTTTCGACAAGGCGCTGTTCCGCAACCTCATCAACACCTTACAGCAGAGGGAGGCAGTGGTTCAGGAGGCGGATGCAACGCTCTGTGCCAGCGATCCCCTGAGCGGATTATTGACCAACGCCCGGCGGGTGCTGACGGCGGATGTGCGTCACAGCATCACCCAGGTGACGCGGGGGAATCAGTAG
- a CDS encoding class I SAM-dependent methyltransferase, whose product MLDLVVIAQSPAWVDQARDTAGDLQVSFLEEAPAELPSNRVALVLGEDGWSLQQGGKGAPGPVRVDFASGAVDHRRRFGGGKGQSIIRALGLKGSYRPSVLDATAGLGRDSFVFATQGCEVTLLERAPAVYTLLRDGLERGRYEPEVAEVLGRMRLQRAHAQTFLAEAAAEGTQWDVVYLDPMFPHRTKSALVKKEMRVFRELLGDDLDADSLLPLAWEVARYRVVVKRPRQAPWLGERKPDYSLEGKSGRFDLYVRAALPAATDSPASPG is encoded by the coding sequence GTGTTGGATCTGGTTGTTATAGCGCAAAGCCCCGCATGGGTGGATCAGGCCCGTGACACGGCTGGCGATTTACAGGTTAGCTTCCTGGAGGAGGCGCCTGCAGAGCTGCCATCAAACCGTGTCGCCCTGGTTTTGGGCGAGGATGGCTGGAGTTTACAGCAGGGGGGGAAGGGGGCTCCCGGTCCGGTGCGGGTCGATTTTGCCAGTGGCGCCGTTGATCATCGTCGGCGCTTTGGCGGCGGTAAGGGACAGTCGATTATTCGCGCCCTGGGTCTCAAGGGGAGCTACCGTCCCAGTGTACTGGATGCCACCGCGGGATTGGGACGTGACAGTTTTGTGTTCGCGACCCAGGGCTGTGAGGTGACCCTGCTGGAACGGGCACCGGCGGTCTATACCCTGCTGCGTGACGGACTGGAGCGAGGACGGTACGAGCCCGAAGTGGCCGAGGTGCTGGGTCGGATGCGTCTGCAGCGAGCCCATGCGCAGACGTTTCTGGCGGAGGCTGCCGCCGAGGGAACACAATGGGATGTGGTATACCTGGACCCGATGTTCCCCCATCGCACCAAATCCGCACTGGTTAAAAAGGAGATGCGAGTCTTCCGGGAGCTGCTGGGGGACGACCTGGATGCCGACAGCTTGCTGCCACTGGCCTGGGAGGTGGCCCGTTATCGGGTGGTGGTCAAGCGCCCGCGCCAGGCCCCCTGGCTGGGGGAGCGTAAGCCCGACTACAGCCTGGAGGGAAAATCGGGGCGCTTCGACCTCTACGTGCGGGCCGCCCTGCCCGCCGCTACTGATTCCCCCGCGTCACCTGGGTGA
- a CDS encoding FG-GAP repeat domain-containing protein — translation MDISASPLPNPHSAADTQGLDPRSSLRYQILAHTFGVRIEAPLGLGKAEASSDPVAPRVNAVSASAQPVLERSSSRVINQSQSLQVSGQAESEVVVNDPLAIDLGGDGFSTTSVEQGIWFDINGDGHKELTSFVTGNDAFLALDLNNNGTIDSGRELFGDQLGARNGFEQAASLDSNGDGYLDAMDEQFHRLSLVTLGEDRQLQQQSLAQAGISRIGLAYRDTHQAINTYDSIRQLGTVDTVDGLRLDSADLMLGARSPAQEK, via the coding sequence GTGGATATCAGTGCCTCCCCTCTCCCTAACCCCCACTCCGCCGCCGATACCCAGGGGCTGGATCCCCGCAGTTCATTGCGTTACCAGATACTGGCGCACACCTTTGGCGTCCGTATTGAGGCGCCACTGGGGCTGGGCAAGGCAGAGGCAAGTAGTGACCCGGTCGCCCCCAGGGTAAACGCCGTCAGCGCCTCTGCACAGCCGGTGCTCGAGCGCAGCAGCAGCCGCGTCATTAACCAAAGCCAAAGCTTGCAGGTCAGCGGTCAAGCGGAGAGCGAAGTCGTAGTGAATGATCCGCTGGCGATTGATTTGGGAGGCGATGGTTTCTCCACCACTTCGGTCGAGCAGGGAATCTGGTTTGATATCAATGGCGACGGCCACAAGGAGTTGACCAGTTTCGTCACCGGGAACGATGCCTTTCTCGCACTGGACCTCAACAACAACGGCACCATCGACAGTGGCCGGGAGCTGTTCGGTGACCAACTGGGAGCGCGAAACGGCTTCGAGCAGGCCGCCAGCCTCGACAGCAACGGTGATGGCTACCTGGACGCCATGGACGAGCAGTTCCATCGGCTGAGCCTGGTGACTCTGGGCGAAGATCGGCAGCTTCAACAGCAGTCTCTGGCACAGGCGGGGATCAGCCGTATCGGGCTCGCCTATCGCGACACTCACCAGGCAATTAACACCTACGACAGTATCCGCCAGCTGGGCACCGTCGATACCGTCGACGGGCTACGCCTCGACAGTGCCGACCTGATGCTGGGAGCCCGCAGTCCGGCTCAGGAAAAATAG
- a CDS encoding undecaprenyl-diphosphate phosphatase translates to METVQVVVLALIQGISEFLPISSSAHLILPSQLLGWPDQGLAFDVAVHLGSLAAVLIYFRSDLWQLTRGCQQALSARQFNAELHLSLLLVLATIPAVLFGLAVSISGVDEAMRSIAVIATTTLLFGILLGVAERFVRGKPMSAIGWRDALLIGLAQALAIIPGTSRSGITITAALLLGYSREVAARFSFLMSIPIILAAGSLKTRDLIAQAEPVQWSVLFIGALLSGVSAWLCIRWFLAVINRIGMLPFVVYRVLLAALLFLIYFS, encoded by the coding sequence ATGGAAACGGTTCAGGTAGTTGTGCTGGCACTCATTCAAGGTATCAGTGAATTTCTTCCTATCTCCAGCTCGGCTCACCTGATATTGCCATCGCAGCTACTGGGATGGCCCGATCAGGGGCTGGCGTTTGACGTTGCCGTCCACCTCGGCTCCCTGGCTGCCGTCCTGATCTATTTTCGCTCCGACCTGTGGCAGCTGACCCGCGGTTGCCAGCAGGCGTTGAGTGCGCGGCAGTTTAATGCCGAACTACACCTCTCCCTGCTGCTGGTGTTGGCAACCATCCCGGCCGTGCTGTTTGGGTTGGCGGTCAGCATCAGTGGCGTCGATGAGGCGATGCGCTCGATTGCGGTGATCGCCACCACCACACTGCTTTTTGGTATTTTGCTGGGGGTGGCCGAGCGCTTCGTTCGCGGAAAGCCCATGAGTGCTATCGGTTGGCGTGATGCCCTGCTGATCGGGTTGGCGCAGGCCCTGGCCATTATTCCCGGTACCTCGCGCTCCGGCATCACCATCACTGCGGCGCTGCTGTTGGGTTACTCCCGCGAGGTAGCGGCGCGCTTCTCCTTCCTGATGTCCATCCCGATTATCCTGGCGGCGGGTTCTTTGAAAACCCGAGACCTGATCGCCCAGGCTGAACCGGTGCAGTGGTCGGTTCTCTTTATCGGGGCACTGCTGTCGGGCGTCAGCGCCTGGCTCTGCATCCGCTGGTTCCTGGCGGTGATCAATCGGATCGGTATGCTGCCCTTTGTGGTGTACCGGGTGCTGCTGGCTGCCTTGCTGTTCCTGATCTATTTTTCCTGA